GGCTGTCCTTTTGACACACAGGAATGTTATATTACCTGGGAAAAAAACCCCTAAAGATATgagacatttttgcttttgcaaaaCCGAACTGCCTTTGTGGGATATCTTAAGATCAAACAAATCTCAACATTGCCAGATATTAACCTCTCTAGATATCGGCTATTAAGAACAtataggaaaatcagaaaaagtcTTATTTAGCTTTTTGAATTTATACTTAAATTCAGGTAATAAAACTtctctgaggggatccctgggtggcgcagcggtttagcgcctgcctttcacccagggcgcgatcctggagacccgggattgaatcccacgtcgggctccctgcatggagcctgcttctccctctgcctgtgtctctgcctctctctctctctctctctctctctgtatgactatcatgaataaataaataaaatataaaaaataaaataaaatcttaaaaataaataaataaataaaacttctctgATAATAACACCTTTTTGGAACATGTATAGAGTTACCTCCTGTTTTGTTAATGCCAGGTTTATCCACTCTTACTGGGTAATGCTATGAATTTCTGTACAGTACATGTGTAAATACAAGCGAATGTTTGTGGTCGTGTATATATAGCACTAATTCTTTCTGCTTAATATCTCTCATTTGGAGAGATAATATTCCCTATTTTATTTGATACTTTTCTTCCCCTGGGATTTTCCAGTAGTGTCAATTCTGAGCTAGACTGACTTTACATCACACCAGGTATGATCCTTTTAATTAATGTTGTGCTGACTCATTTGGCTGTTAGTATTTGATAGGAGAGGTCTTTATAAGTATGTATTTCAGGAAACCTTATTCCTTCCCTCTGAGACCCTTATCACTGTCCTAGGAATTGTGGGAAGAATACAATCAACTGTCTGGGTCCTCACTCTTCAAGGGTAGTGCTTTATAGATAGTGCTTTGAGAGTGGGTGGGTAGAAAGATCTAGTCACCTCCCGCTCCTTCTAGTGAtcagacagaaaggaaaacacaggGTGCCACTGAGGGAGATAAACTTGATTCCTGTACTCTCAGTTGCTCATAATATTTCAAATGTCCTGGCACCTACTGCCACCATGTGGATATTTACAATTACTGAATTCAAACTTGAGTGCTTCCCTTTTTAAGCCTGGTGAAATACCCAgaattttaagtttgttttagCATCCTTCAGCCTCAGATTGGCTCCTGCGTCCCCTCCAGCTTCCTTCTATTCTCAGACTCACAGTGAGTTTCTCTCTTCCCTGATGCTGCACTCTGTTAAAGCAGTGCTAGAGTCATGCTGCTGATGCCCTAAtggcttttaatttttgatactctagtttgagacagagagacccTGAGATGGCCCCCAATGATTTCTGTTACCTGATATTCCTGCCTGTGTATCCCTTTTACCTTGAGTGTGCGTGCGACCCGTGACTAGCTTCTGATCAACAGCATAGGGCAGAAGTGATAGGAATGGTGCTTCCGCAATTATGTTACGTGGTATTGTAACTTCCATATTACTAGCAGACTCTCTAGATTGCCTTCTGCGTTCACATACATGAAGCAAGAAGCCATGTTGGGAGGCCCAGTGAAAAGATTCGGGGGCCACTACTGGCTATCAGCAGGCAAGAAAGGAGGCCCCCGTCCAACAGAACATAGACAGTTGAATCTTGCCAACAACCAGGGGAACTTGGGAACAGATGACTCCTCAGTGGAGCTTTTGGGAAAAATGCTAGCCCAGGCTGACACCTTGATTGTAGCTTCAGAAGAGATCTTTAAGCAGAGGACCAGGTTAAATTGTGCCCAGAttctatgagataataaatgtgtgttgttttcagTTACTAAATGTGTGGCCATTTGTTCTGCAGCAATAGCTAACCGATACACAGTTCTTTGGTTATACTTATGTCACTCCCCTCTTTACAGGATTGCAATATAGGTCCTTAGAGACCATTCTTGGAAATAAATATCATTGACACACTACTCTGTGCCAGAATTGTCCATCCCCTCCTACCAAGGCTCTGTTACTGAATCAGTTTGTTATGTCTGATTCCTTTATCATGAGTTTTCTCCCAGGAGATAGCTCAGTTATTTATACAGACAGAGTTCTGTTGAGATTGCATATAAAATTCCCCAAATAAACTTGGACaatttattccccaaataaatcCAGCAATGGGCACAGCTTAGCTGAAGGGTGAGATCACATACCTTGTCAGATAATTTATCCACTTCCACATGCATTATACTATTGCAGCTATAGTGATCATGACTGATATTAAactttattcttaatttaaaaaaatgcttcataCCAGCGCTTAGTCATGAAACACTTGACTAAGAGTATGAAACACTTGACTAAGAGTGCTAAAAGGTGAGGAGGGGGACATGGAATCACACTTTATCACAACTTGATCCTAGAATACAACCAGGACTTTTTAATAACTACATGAATTTCCAGTTATGTTATGTTGATGGCATGCTTCTAATGACACAGTTCGATAAATGTAAAGGAAGTTAACCAGAGGTTAACCTAACTTAGGTAATTTATTAACCTAACTTAGATAACTTATTAACCAAAGCTGCTCCTAGTGATCAGCAGTTTTGTAAGGGGTTGCCATCAGGATctgcagtttttaaaacttaatttactCTTTTTGAAAACCAGAACAGCATTTATTCAGCTCTGGTACCGAGGCTTAAATACATTTAAACTCAGAAAGTACTCACAAATTATCTTTTTGTCCTAATTGAAGTAGGCTTGGTTGTTGGGCATGCTCAATTTCAACCATAAGGCAGTGGATTATCAGCAAGCTCCCTTGCTCAGCTGTagaccaaaaccaaaatatttggtttttaaaattaaaaatagacaagaCCACTTAACTCATGTTTTAACTGAAAcaccttgttcttctttctttctttctttctttctttctttctttctttctttctttctttctttctttttttaagattttatttatttattcatgagagacacacacacacagaggcagagacacaggcagagggagaagcaggctccatgcagggagcccgacatgggactctatcccgggtctccaggatcacgccctgggccaaaggtggctgCCCTTTTCtgcccatgtctttttttttttttttttaatgatagtcacagagagagagagggacagagacagagacagagacacaggctgagggagaagcaggctccatgcaccaggagcccatgtgggattcgatcccaggtctccaggatcatgccctgggccaaaggcaggcgctaaaccactgcgccacccagggatccctctgcccatttcttgattggatttttttgtactttgggtgttgagtttgataaattctttatagattttggataccagccctttatctgataagacatttggaATTatcttcttctcccattctgtccgttgtcttttggttttgtcgactgcttcctttgctgagcaaaagctttttatcttgaggaaggcccaatagttcatttttgcctttgtttcctttgcctttggaggtgtgtttagcaagaagttgctgcagctgaggtcaaagaggttgttgcctggcttcttctctaggatttttatggattcctgtctcacatttaggtctttcatccattttgagtttatttttgtgtatgatgtaaggaaatggtccagttttattcttctgtatgtgaTTGTCcgattttcccaacaccatttgttgaagagactgttttttttttccattgggtattcttccttgctttgttgaagattagtgattagttgactatagagttgagggtccatttctgagttctctctattctgttccatttatctgtgtgtctgtttttatgccagtaccatattgtcttgatgattacagctttgtaacagaGCTTGAAGTCCGGAATTATGATTctaccagctttggttttctttttcaaccttcttttggctattcagggtcttttctggttccacacacatttcaggattatttgttccagctctgtgaaaaatgttgatggtattttgatagggattgcattgaatgtatagattgctctgagtagcttagacattttaacaatacttgttcttggggatccctgaatggctcagcagtttagcacctgccttcggcctagggcataatcctggagcccggggattgagtcctgcatcaggctcccttcatggagcctgcttctccctctgcctgtgtctctgcctctccatctgtgtctctcatgaataaataaataaataaattattaatttaaaaaaaaaaacttgttcttCCAACCCACTCAATAGAAAGTTTggaattaaagtatttttatttaatttttccttcatgttgtcttattttatttatttatttatttatttatttatttatttatttatttatatttatgcatttatttgagagaaagagagggcatgagcaggaggggcagatggaggagagagaatcccaagcagactccatgttgagtgtgaggcccaatatggggcttgatttcatgattctgagatcaagacctgagccaaaaccaagagttggatgcccaactgattatgccacttaggcacccctccTTTATGTTGTCTTATAAAGTTTGATTGCAGCTTGATGttgacaaagaggaaaaataccccccccccaaaaaaaaatgtaacttggCTAAGAGAAAGTGTCTGTATCTATAATTAAACTGATTTTCCAAAACTAAAAATGTGTATAGAGCCTAAAATCTGAGGAGGGGCTATACTATTTGATTGATACTTTATTTCCAACCAACTGTGAGACTTCAGGCAAAAGATATAACTTTCTGAACCTTTATAACTTTCCTGACATTTAAAGTAAATGTgtaataaggagaaagaaagataagaaaggaaaatgagaggaaCACAGAAGGAACATGTGATGGGATAGTCTGGAGGTATGAACCTGCCTGAAACATCTAGAGTATggcaaagcattttctttcttttcttttcttttcttttcttttcttttcttttcttttcttttcttttcttttcttttctttcttttcttttcttcttttcttttcttttcttttcttttctttcttcttttcttttctttttttcttttctcttctaacTGCCTAAAAATAGCatttgtgggtttcttttttaagattttatttattcattcatgagagacacacagagagaggcagagggagaagcaggctccctcagggagcctgatggtggggaACCCAAtcctagaatcccaggatcacaacctgagccaaagacagacagacgctcaaccactgagccacccaggtgtccagccTAAAAATAGCTTTGATAGCGACTTTGCTCTAGGAAGAGAGTTATCACCATAGATAACTGCATTATGGTATGGTAGCCAGGGAGGAATCTGGATCAAAGTCCTCTATGTCCCATTGTTACTGAGTGGtgcagcaaacatttgtttaccaaacatttattctcttttattttttttatgaattacaTTCCTTCTTTTTGAAGTCTCAGAGCCTTTTGCCCTTCTCCTAGTTCAGGATAACATATAGACCTAATTCTGCCTATTTTTAGAATtcccatgtctgtgtggatttcTTGTATATAAggaattaaatttgattttctcttgttaatctgtctcatgtcagcttgattcttagtccagctagaaggaccttgaaaTGGACAGGAAATTCTTGTTCTCCAATAGTTGGTGTAGCTGGTGGCAAGATACTTTAACTTCTCGGGTGTCACTCACAGCAGACACTGCTATAGCTGAGAACTATCTGCCAAACAGTTGGCAGAAGGTAAGATTTCTTATTATATCAGTCTCCTGGAATCTCTAGCTGTGGAATCTAATGGAGAGTGGAAgagtcctttttctctctttctaaatttagattagcaggagaaaatatttttggaatcagTTCCTTGGGCTTAGTGAATTTGGTTGAATTTGGTAGAGTacccggttttttttttttttttcttttttttctttagaataacaaaaaatattttactaaaacatAAGTCTTACAGAAGTTTCCAGACAAGCCATACAAAATGGTCACAAGCTTTTTCTTGAAGGAAGGATTCTACACTTGACAGCAAAGTCACAATGTTATTAGAGAGGGCTGTGATGTTTGTTTAATGTTCCCATTTTGGTTCAAACAATCAAGCTTGTCCATCTGCAACGTCTAAATAAAGTTAGACTTGGCTAGAGAGCATATTCTAAAGAACTGGTTAGTTGCTTTTAACTGATGCAATTAGATCACCATGAAAAGAGGGAAAGGGgcccataaaattaaaataaaactacctctccccatcaaaaaaaaaataataataataaagaaaaacacccaCACCCCTGCAGCTAACCCTGACAAGTACCTTCATTCACAGTGCTTTATACTTAAACCATGATGagggaaatgaataaaagcagagaggggCCACTGCTTTTAAACGTTTCACAACAATCCAGATGGTACTTCtagcctctgctcatgctttaCAACAGTGAATCAGGACAAGACATAGATTTGCTAATATGCATTTAATCACTAAAGGACTGAAGATGTCTGGGCTTTTATTCTGTAATGTTTCTAGGACTGTGTCcattaaatacaaacaaaaaaggaagaagtcttAGCAGAACAGGAGAAGTGATGTACACTTGATGATcagattgattttaaatattattcatggCATATAGCCTGGTCCAGGCTCTAGCTGTTTCTATGGCGTGGGCTTTGTTGGTCTTCCACTGCTCTGCTACATCATTTGCTAATGGATCATCTGGATTGAGAGCACTTAACAAAGCCTGGATCCATAGCAGAACTGTGCGGATCcacttatctttcaaaatatctaaacataTTCTTCCCCACTTGTCTACATTAGGATAATAAATTTTGGTCATGAAACGTACTTTAGGGGCTGCCATCAGGTATTCTTCTGGAAGGAATAGTTCAAGTTTAAAAGTCCCTCCCTCAAAGGGGGAATCCTGGGGGCCAGCAATGACCACATTCATGTGACCACATTCATAACGGGCATTGCTCTCATCTGGTTCTGCTTTAATGCCAGGAACTGGTTCTGCAAGCAAATACTGGGTTTCCTTGATAATCCTGTGGGGCAGCCCGGCTATCTTGTCAGATCCCAAGTTTGGCCTCTGGTCTCGACACTTGTAGAGTACTCTTTGGTTATTGATTCATTTCCTCCCAGAGATgatctgtttttctttgtgtctttcatgtcTAATGTCATAAAAAGGACAGAATGGAGGCATAGACCTATAATCCTGCTGTTGGAGCCAGCCCCATAGCCTGGTAAATTCACAGTTCTCATCAGACCAACGTCTGTTTAGACAAACTTTGCTGTGCCTTGTAGATTGTTGCTGAAGGACATCACAGGAGCCAAAGATGCAAAGTTGGTGGGCATGGGTTGAACACTTAAAAGCTGTTAGAACActtgacacctttttttttttaaagattttatttattttttcatgagagacacagagagagaggcagagacataggcagagggagaagcaggctccctgcgagaagcccaatgtgggactcaattccaggaccctgggatcacaccctaagccaaaggcagatgctgaaccactaaaccactcaggtgccccagagcacTTGCCACCTTAAGAAAACTCCCATGTTAGGATCAACTGATCATGGAATGGGTTAGTTTGACACTAGGTCACCTGCCAAACTCAAGAAAACTTCCTTGCAAGGAGGAATACTGTAAAACAACACATGACTCCGTGTCATCCCTCTGAGGTGTGAGTTTGGCTCAAGAGACCCAAGATTTAACTAAAGCTGTTAAAgtgcatatatttttcctttggtcCTGTTCTGT
This DNA window, taken from Canis lupus familiaris isolate Mischka breed German Shepherd chromosome 6, alternate assembly UU_Cfam_GSD_1.0, whole genome shotgun sequence, encodes the following:
- the LOC479932 gene encoding ubiquitin-conjugating enzyme E2 N-like isoform X1, which gives rise to MMGRDVNKTKVALLRRVLYKCRDQRPNLGSDKIAGLPHRIIKETQYLLAEPVPGIKAEPDESNARYECGHMNVVIAGPQDSPFEGGTFKLELFLPEEYLMAAPKVRFMTKIYYPNVDKWGRICLDILKDKWIRTVLLWIQALLSALNPDDPLANDVAEQWKTNKAHAIETARAWTRLYAMNNI